In a single window of the Anaerocolumna cellulosilytica genome:
- a CDS encoding ABC transporter permease: MKKILQVLINKRNSKEHKLFLCLMTVIVTSLTLFTAFNALPLLEESIKQDLRQTTVGEADYVVTPKESALFEVPTIENGKSLNILALEGGITKERYAKVFIWELDYSKFLEVFGNTYMEKGEVTLPVTLNENQVLIMPDTSDKLNINEGDLVEFTVYGQKIYAEAVIAPRDNFFVKANGEVVVMGAEILRTALDIKENQVTLSYIYKTEKGADIKANLQKQNNEIIVKEAIDPEYISANMTTYYGIDFLILVFILLIARDILKSTGLIYVTERSRFIGTLRSNGAEKRLIVRLFSNIGIKVALKGSLFGMMIGMALLITFARFGIGLTNVLQAIDIIFLAIAVIGTGAVMTILSLLSFQRPVKQLLCKSDRSLLLENVSAEMQHEKERKMDYIYCILLLVFIILSFFLSRWDMGAVLLYVITFTFILIKSMKYLFLKLKKTIQQKTGKGLFLIAAKNVGTNVYLRKTLSLTITISLFITIIGILIFSVLDAMTSFYRDYKSDAYIRVEDGKGFSDTELDKVERLSDITDTYLYYTGKVTIVTKEDERQVKVVGLDDPIDYNDNFMNLNLDWVKGFDIATFTQSRNAILSEILCNRFGFQLGDTVTLYDGESQKDYYIAGITPSLQELGDAIYISRYDSEFLGGSIKNGLYLKCTNMANMEDSIENILYERTYTFKDVTEMKQNDVTNGMQIIIFFVSFATLVGMASITGIYSNYKLSYMMRRKEFAILVSTGYSKKNIFHILMGEITLISLIGYLIGMLIMWVIKKPLESLMKFVELPIELNLSGLIFLALFFVVLINTLLNIVLAHKSSQLSAEGIIEVLKK; this comes from the coding sequence ATGAAAAAGATACTACAGGTGCTAATAAACAAACGAAATAGTAAGGAGCATAAATTATTTTTATGTCTAATGACCGTAATTGTAACCAGCCTTACTTTATTCACTGCCTTTAATGCACTTCCACTTCTAGAAGAATCCATTAAACAAGACTTACGCCAGACAACTGTAGGAGAAGCAGATTATGTTGTAACACCAAAAGAAAGTGCTCTTTTTGAAGTGCCTACTATAGAGAATGGAAAAAGTTTAAATATACTAGCGCTAGAAGGTGGTATTACAAAAGAGAGGTATGCCAAAGTATTTATTTGGGAACTTGATTATAGCAAGTTTCTTGAGGTATTTGGAAATACATATATGGAAAAGGGTGAGGTAACCCTTCCGGTAACTCTTAACGAAAATCAAGTATTGATTATGCCAGATACCAGTGACAAGCTCAATATAAATGAAGGGGATTTGGTGGAGTTTACTGTCTATGGTCAGAAAATCTATGCAGAAGCGGTCATTGCTCCGCGAGACAATTTTTTTGTTAAAGCAAATGGAGAAGTTGTAGTGATGGGTGCGGAAATCTTACGTACGGCATTAGATATTAAGGAAAATCAAGTGACCCTTTCATACATATATAAAACGGAGAAGGGAGCAGATATAAAAGCAAATCTGCAAAAGCAAAATAATGAAATCATTGTGAAAGAGGCAATAGATCCTGAATATATATCTGCAAATATGACAACTTACTATGGGATTGATTTTCTGATACTCGTTTTTATTTTATTAATTGCCAGGGATATATTAAAGTCTACTGGACTTATATATGTAACAGAACGTTCTCGTTTTATTGGTACTTTACGAAGTAATGGAGCTGAGAAAAGATTAATAGTTCGCCTGTTTTCCAACATAGGTATTAAAGTTGCCCTTAAGGGAAGCTTATTTGGCATGATGATTGGTATGGCACTCCTAATAACCTTTGCCAGATTTGGAATTGGTCTAACGAATGTATTGCAAGCGATTGATATTATCTTTTTAGCCATTGCAGTAATTGGAACTGGGGCAGTTATGACTATCCTGAGTTTGCTAAGTTTTCAAAGGCCTGTTAAACAATTGCTCTGTAAATCTGACCGGTCATTACTGCTTGAAAATGTATCGGCGGAAATGCAGCATGAAAAAGAGCGTAAGATGGACTATATTTACTGTATCCTATTACTTGTGTTTATTATCCTTTCTTTCTTTTTGTCCAGATGGGATATGGGGGCTGTTTTGCTATATGTAATTACTTTTACATTTATTTTAATTAAGAGTATGAAATATCTATTTCTTAAACTAAAAAAAACAATTCAGCAAAAAACAGGAAAAGGTCTTTTCTTGATTGCAGCTAAAAATGTAGGTACCAATGTGTATCTTAGAAAAACACTATCTTTGACAATAACGATATCCTTATTTATTACTATAATAGGTATACTCATATTCTCTGTATTAGATGCAATGACAAGTTTTTATAGGGATTATAAGTCAGATGCATACATAAGAGTTGAAGATGGTAAGGGATTTTCAGATACCGAACTAGATAAAGTAGAAAGGCTTTCTGACATTACAGATACCTATTTGTATTATACAGGTAAGGTGACAATTGTAACGAAAGAGGATGAACGGCAGGTAAAAGTTGTGGGCCTTGATGATCCGATTGATTACAATGACAACTTTATGAATTTGAATTTGGATTGGGTCAAAGGATTTGACATCGCTACTTTTACCCAGTCAAGAAATGCTATTTTAAGTGAGATACTATGTAATCGATTTGGGTTTCAATTGGGTGATACAGTTACTTTATATGATGGAGAAAGTCAAAAAGATTATTATATTGCAGGAATAACTCCTTCCTTACAAGAACTTGGCGATGCAATATATATATCAAGATATGACAGTGAATTTCTTGGTGGAAGTATTAAAAACGGTCTTTATCTAAAATGTACGAACATGGCTAATATGGAAGATAGTATAGAAAATATACTTTATGAACGTACTTATACGTTTAAAGATGTAACTGAAATGAAACAGAATGATGTTACTAATGGTATGCAGATTATAATTTTCTTCGTTTCTTTTGCAACATTGGTAGGTATGGCAAGTATTACAGGCATCTACAGCAATTATAAGCTCAGTTATATGATGAGACGAAAAGAGTTTGCTATACTGGTCTCAACAGGGTACAGCAAAAAAAATATATTTCATATACTAATGGGTGAAATAACACTTATCAGTCTAATAGGATATCTAATTGGAATGTTAATCATGTGGGTGATTAAAAAGCCTTTAGAAAGTCTTATGAAATTCGTTGAACTGCCAATAGAGCTTAATTTGAGCGGATTGATATTTTTAGCCTTGTTTTTTGTTGTGTTAATCAATACTCTACTCAATATTGTATTGGCTCACAAGTCAAGTCAATTATCAGCAGAAGGTATAATAGAAGTATTGAAAAAATAA
- a CDS encoding ABC transporter ATP-binding protein, producing the protein MELIKAVNVRKTYIAGTVETEVIRGIDLTIKKGEFVTITGPSGSGKSTLLYLLSGMEPLSEGKVFLENEDISSMDDKKISLLRRKDIAFVFQFYNLLSEMNVTDNVLLPSLILPGAINTNRIKEVLKVVGLEKYERSYPYELSGGQQQRAAIARAIYSNPKVIFADEPTGNLDSENSQKIMDIFVKINKELGTTIVMVTHSEKFATFGTRTIQMGDGRVC; encoded by the coding sequence ATGGAACTAATTAAAGCAGTAAATGTAAGAAAAACATATATAGCTGGAACCGTTGAGACAGAAGTAATTAGAGGGATAGATTTAACAATCAAAAAAGGGGAGTTTGTAACCATAACAGGTCCCTCGGGTTCAGGTAAAAGCACCTTGTTGTATCTATTAAGCGGAATGGAGCCGCTCTCAGAAGGAAAAGTTTTTTTAGAAAATGAGGATATCTCCTCTATGGATGATAAGAAGATATCTCTACTCAGAAGAAAAGATATAGCTTTTGTATTTCAATTTTATAACTTATTATCTGAAATGAATGTAACAGATAATGTGCTATTGCCTTCTCTAATTCTGCCGGGAGCAATTAACACAAATAGAATAAAAGAAGTATTAAAGGTAGTGGGGCTGGAAAAGTATGAAAGATCTTATCCATATGAGCTTTCTGGTGGGCAACAACAAAGAGCTGCTATAGCACGAGCTATTTATTCCAATCCCAAAGTCATATTTGCAGATGAGCCTACGGGTAATCTGGATTCTGAAAACAGTCAAAAGATAATGGATATATTTGTGAAAATCAACAAAGAACTTGGCACAACAATAGTAATGGTAACTCATTCAGAGAAATTTGCGACCTTTGGTACACGTACGATTCAAATGGGGGATGGAAGAGTATGCTAG
- a CDS encoding BtrH N-terminal domain-containing protein, producing MLVDGIPTRVRIDFHYNEMPRELGDCRTQAFCMILNHYGYEITAQEIFGIGSGLDFHIKNINYNGFDLPLISGRNFDAENNCCKILQIPCKEQTLVYNSDISSGNLCFDRDILEILVEGRPVLIQCDVYYMTYLSDIKRNHNQYHMIIILGFDLESREFTVLDSVSGQVHTIAMSQLYMSMFEKYYGDEKVGIWYDIKQPENICNQRKQIDKYIESFMNQGNSIIKNDGYLEEIKKYIDFLNRIRECAKQGSVNHDNYLKFILEMNCILIRKQDELNGSCFRHLYEKYLNEVSTHLSLNNELWNDLVMYIQQSEAAFKALSFKVRYYNGTTYEKCEMFIQNLEKIYKAEKELGTKLMNIRRNLQDEK from the coding sequence ATGCTAGTTGATGGGATTCCCACTAGGGTGCGAATTGATTTTCATTATAATGAAATGCCTAGAGAGTTGGGAGATTGCAGGACGCAGGCTTTTTGTATGATATTAAACCACTATGGATACGAAATCACTGCGCAAGAGATATTTGGTATTGGGAGCGGGCTTGATTTTCATATAAAAAATATAAACTATAACGGGTTTGACTTACCATTAATATCCGGCAGAAATTTTGATGCAGAAAATAATTGCTGTAAAATCTTACAAATTCCATGTAAAGAGCAAACGCTTGTTTATAATTCGGATATTTCTTCAGGTAATTTGTGTTTTGACAGGGATATATTGGAGATTTTAGTTGAGGGGCGACCCGTATTAATACAATGTGACGTTTACTATATGACCTATTTATCAGATATTAAGAGAAACCATAATCAATATCATATGATAATTATACTAGGCTTTGACCTTGAAAGCAGGGAATTTACAGTTCTTGACAGCGTATCCGGTCAAGTTCATACAATCGCAATGTCACAGTTGTATATGTCTATGTTTGAGAAGTATTATGGTGACGAAAAGGTTGGAATTTGGTATGACATAAAGCAGCCAGAAAATATCTGTAATCAAAGAAAACAAATAGATAAGTACATAGAATCTTTCATGAATCAAGGGAATTCAATTATAAAGAATGACGGATATCTGGAAGAAATAAAGAAATATATTGATTTCTTAAATCGTATCCGAGAGTGTGCAAAGCAAGGTTCAGTGAATCATGATAATTATCTGAAATTTATTTTGGAGATGAATTGTATTCTAATTCGAAAGCAGGATGAGTTAAATGGAAGTTGTTTTCGCCATTTATATGAAAAATATTTGAATGAAGTATCAACACATTTGTCTCTCAATAATGAACTATGGAATGATTTGGTAATGTATATACAGCAGTCAGAGGCTGCTTTTAAAGCCTTAAGCTTTAAGGTACGCTATTATAATGGAACGACCTATGAGAAATGCGAAATGTTTATCCAAAATCTGGAGAAAATCTATAAAGCAGAGAAAGAATTAGGAACAAAACTAATGAATATCAGGAGGAACTTACAGGATGAAAAATGA
- a CDS encoding acyl carrier protein, with product MKNELEKIIGELKVMLQDRLMLPFEPEEIDEDALIFEAIDIEEAKDYPNLGLDSVDGLEIMVGIQNLYHVKLDAEKNPQAYKSVRTLAEAVYKLLEEKKCEA from the coding sequence ATGAAAAATGAACTGGAGAAAATTATAGGTGAGTTAAAAGTGATGTTACAAGATAGGCTTATGCTGCCATTTGAGCCAGAGGAAATTGATGAAGATGCATTAATTTTTGAAGCAATTGATATTGAAGAAGCGAAAGATTATCCAAATCTTGGCTTAGACTCTGTGGATGGTTTAGAGATTATGGTAGGTATTCAGAACTTATATCATGTAAAACTAGATGCAGAAAAAAATCCACAGGCATATAAATCAGTAAGGACATTAGCGGAAGCCGTTTACAAGTTATTAGAGGAAAAGAAATGTGAGGCCTGA
- a CDS encoding beta-ketoacyl-[acyl-carrier-protein] synthase family protein yields MSKQNTISVVVTGVGAVASNGMDSKEYFKNCALGITGICPSRIMEEFHYMTTYVGEVQLEKPLRWEAKFRKIGELACDEMMKDAGVTKEDIEDLGERSVFSMASANVGSLRLEPQLRLKYKIDTEGVSYEMKEYEKNNSILDFNSADGYYHFSERMGIQGTIISSNAACASGTLAIGEAVRLIKAGYADVAVAAGIDILSDISLAGFDCMSNLSKEPCKPFDKNREGITIGEGAAFVMLEREEYAIKRGAKIYGRIVGFSSMNEAYHVTAPNPNGEGAFLCMDNILKKSANIQDKCIYINTHGTGTLANDSMELKAMEQLVQKYSLNHLWFSSTKSMIGHCLGASGSLEFACSIIGLYEGRMPISISVDTPMEFNSDRLTLVTNQEKSRPYDMFLSNSFAFAGNMASIGVEKYE; encoded by the coding sequence ATGTCAAAGCAGAATACAATATCTGTTGTAGTTACAGGGGTTGGTGCTGTAGCATCAAATGGAATGGATTCAAAAGAGTATTTTAAAAACTGTGCATTAGGTATTACAGGCATTTGTCCTAGCCGTATAATGGAGGAATTTCATTATATGACTACATATGTTGGTGAAGTTCAGCTAGAGAAACCGCTTAGGTGGGAGGCTAAATTTCGTAAGATAGGCGAATTGGCATGTGATGAGATGATGAAAGATGCGGGCGTAACCAAGGAAGACATAGAAGATTTGGGAGAACGTTCCGTGTTTAGTATGGCTTCAGCTAATGTTGGAAGCCTACGATTAGAGCCTCAACTACGATTAAAATATAAAATAGATACTGAGGGAGTCTCATATGAAATGAAGGAATACGAAAAAAATAATAGTATTCTTGATTTTAACTCAGCAGATGGATATTATCATTTCAGTGAGAGGATGGGAATTCAAGGAACCATAATATCCTCAAATGCGGCATGTGCGTCAGGAACGCTTGCTATAGGTGAGGCGGTCCGTTTAATTAAAGCAGGATATGCAGATGTAGCAGTTGCCGCAGGTATCGATATCCTAAGTGATATAAGCCTAGCGGGATTTGACTGCATGAGCAATTTAAGCAAAGAACCGTGTAAGCCTTTTGACAAAAACAGAGAAGGAATTACGATAGGTGAAGGTGCAGCTTTTGTAATGTTAGAACGTGAAGAATATGCTATTAAAAGAGGGGCTAAAATATATGGAAGAATTGTTGGATTTTCTTCCATGAATGAAGCTTATCACGTTACTGCTCCTAATCCCAATGGAGAAGGTGCCTTCTTGTGTATGGACAATATACTAAAAAAGAGTGCCAACATTCAGGACAAATGCATATATATCAACACCCACGGAACTGGCACACTGGCTAATGATAGTATGGAATTAAAAGCTATGGAACAGCTGGTACAGAAATATTCCTTAAATCATCTTTGGTTTTCTTCTACAAAGTCAATGATTGGTCACTGTCTTGGTGCAAGTGGAAGCTTAGAATTTGCATGTTCTATTATAGGTCTTTACGAAGGAAGGATGCCAATATCTATTTCAGTAGATACACCAATGGAATTCAATTCGGATAGGCTTACACTGGTTACGAACCAAGAAAAGTCCAGACCATATGATATGTTTCTATCAAATTCCTTTGCTTTTGCAGGAAATATGGCTTCTATAGGGGTAGAGAAGTATGAATAA
- the fabZ gene encoding 3-hydroxyacyl-ACP dehydratase FabZ, which yields MEVNILEVMKHRYPFLLVDKVVEHAYYKSSKVIKNVTFNEPWVQGHYPGHPIMPGVLLIEAMGQASGFIIMDLDNKQAKARFGYLTKVDNAKFVRPVYPGDQLVIDSKLLEKVDSYVRIESTVRVEGRVAAKCKLTYILREEEDEL from the coding sequence ATGGAAGTTAATATTTTGGAAGTTATGAAACACCGATATCCATTTCTTCTTGTGGATAAGGTAGTAGAGCATGCGTATTACAAGTCTTCGAAAGTAATAAAAAATGTTACTTTTAATGAACCTTGGGTTCAAGGTCATTATCCGGGGCATCCTATTATGCCGGGGGTTCTGCTAATAGAAGCAATGGGACAAGCTAGTGGATTTATTATTATGGATTTAGATAATAAGCAGGCGAAAGCTCGATTTGGATACCTCACGAAGGTAGATAATGCAAAATTTGTAAGACCGGTTTATCCTGGAGATCAATTGGTAATTGATTCGAAACTGTTAGAGAAGGTGGACAGTTATGTAAGGATAGAATCAACAGTTAGGGTTGAAGGCAGGGTGGCTGCAAAATGTAAGCTTACTTATATCTTAAGGGAGGAAGAGGATGAGTTGTAA
- a CDS encoding beta-ketoacyl synthase N-terminal-like domain-containing protein encodes MSCNRIFIRCIDVKSPVIPDGSDFEDTLFQPEQYWRAERLLDLKVLLKPHLKTVRRMNRTSSMAYLSASALMEKSGLVKDEYDPYQFGTVFSTTNASYENVLRILNTLYEAGREGVSPIDFTYSVGNSLISGITMQYNLKGPSTMLPMSEGLQIAKVILEENDASRILAGTYNICLSENLEYYRQFSYLKGEEKTFTGILENACGMVMREQAVSMLLENDSVHPDAKGCFLSGLAVKRKTKTSQTKAGEFHQDSAYEMHSISELSEFLSSDFEETISLALYDANILAEEVDAVFTCASGHPGMDFAEYEALERKVPNAIRVSIHGIFGANFGGNFMLNCAAAVTSLMKQKLPPSMGVKDTKGKFTMRSESKKINTILVNGYNELGNIISGVIQWI; translated from the coding sequence ATGAGTTGTAATAGAATCTTTATAAGATGTATTGATGTAAAATCACCTGTAATTCCCGATGGGAGTGATTTTGAGGATACATTATTCCAACCGGAACAGTATTGGAGGGCTGAACGGCTGTTGGATTTAAAAGTATTGTTGAAACCTCATCTGAAGACTGTTCGAAGGATGAATCGTACGTCAAGTATGGCATATCTTTCTGCATCAGCCTTGATGGAAAAATCTGGTTTAGTAAAAGACGAATATGATCCCTATCAGTTTGGTACGGTATTTTCAACTACAAATGCAAGCTATGAAAATGTGCTTCGTATTTTAAATACCCTTTATGAGGCAGGAAGAGAAGGTGTAAGTCCCATAGATTTTACATATTCAGTTGGGAATTCACTGATATCCGGTATTACTATGCAATACAATCTAAAAGGGCCCAGTACCATGCTTCCTATGTCAGAAGGATTACAGATTGCTAAAGTTATCTTGGAAGAAAACGATGCAAGTCGTATACTTGCAGGAACGTACAACATATGTTTGAGTGAAAATCTCGAGTATTATAGACAGTTCAGCTATCTAAAAGGAGAAGAGAAGACATTTACAGGAATTTTGGAGAATGCCTGTGGAATGGTAATGAGAGAACAAGCAGTAAGTATGTTGTTAGAAAATGATAGTGTACATCCGGATGCAAAAGGTTGTTTTCTTTCTGGATTAGCTGTTAAGCGTAAGACAAAAACTAGTCAGACAAAAGCCGGTGAGTTTCATCAGGACTCAGCGTATGAGATGCACAGCATTTCAGAGTTGTCGGAGTTTCTAAGTAGTGATTTTGAAGAAACGATATCACTTGCACTATATGATGCCAACATTTTGGCAGAGGAAGTTGATGCAGTTTTTACTTGTGCCAGCGGACATCCAGGAATGGATTTTGCTGAATACGAGGCACTTGAAAGAAAAGTACCAAATGCAATAAGGGTATCCATACATGGAATATTCGGAGCAAACTTTGGCGGTAATTTTATGCTTAATTGTGCAGCAGCCGTGACTAGTTTAATGAAACAGAAACTTCCGCCATCTATGGGTGTTAAGGATACAAAGGGTAAGTTTACGATGCGTTCAGAAAGTAAAAAGATAAATACCATATTGGTGAATGGATATAATGAACTAGGCAATATAATAAGCGGGGTAATTCAATGGATCTAA
- the fabG gene encoding 3-oxoacyl-ACP reductase FabG, giving the protein MDLNLCNKVVLISGGSRGIGQALCDAFAQENCRVYFFYKKNKTLAEETVASAMEKSANAFVKGIQLDITDGAACENAVHEILDVEGKIDVLINNAGTTKDGLFLSQEFGKWESVIQTNIFGTVKLTSPVAMAMFTKRSGSIINISSVAGLTGVKGQTNYCTSKAGLIGLTKALSKELGLKNIRVNAIAPGYIETDMTKGLKNMNELSKLIPLKRLGLPSEVAKTAVFLASEAASYINGEIIVVDGGLIA; this is encoded by the coding sequence ATGGATCTAAATTTATGTAATAAGGTGGTTCTCATAAGCGGAGGCAGCAGGGGGATTGGACAGGCTCTGTGTGATGCATTTGCACAAGAAAATTGCAGAGTGTATTTTTTTTATAAAAAAAATAAAACATTGGCGGAGGAAACGGTGGCTTCGGCAATGGAAAAATCAGCAAATGCATTTGTTAAGGGAATACAACTAGATATCACTGATGGCGCGGCCTGTGAAAATGCTGTACATGAGATACTGGATGTAGAAGGAAAGATAGATGTCTTAATTAATAATGCAGGAACTACTAAGGACGGACTATTTCTTTCACAGGAATTTGGAAAATGGGAATCCGTAATTCAAACCAATATTTTTGGAACTGTGAAATTAACCTCTCCTGTAGCCATGGCAATGTTTACTAAACGAAGTGGAAGCATTATTAATATTAGTTCTGTAGCAGGTCTTACAGGTGTGAAAGGACAAACAAATTACTGTACATCAAAAGCGGGGCTTATTGGGTTGACAAAAGCCTTATCAAAGGAATTAGGATTAAAAAATATACGAGTGAATGCAATAGCGCCGGGATATATTGAAACAGATATGACAAAAGGATTAAAAAATATGAATGAACTAAGTAAACTGATTCCCTTAAAAAGATTGGGATTACCTTCTGAGGTAGCAAAAACAGCGGTTTTTCTTGCTTCAGAAGCAGCAAGCTATATTAATGGAGAGATAATAGTAGTAGATGGTGGATTAATTGCGTAG